TAAATTCGATACACGGCCATCCAACCTCGATAGTAAGCTATCAATGCTCCGCAGGTACGAATAAACAGAATGGTTAGGATTGGCTCCCTCCCTGCGGCCAGAAGTTACACAATCAGGACACTCCTCATCCATAGATTCCTTTCTATGGAAATCCGCAGGATGGTAATCAGGTGGGCTCTACTCATCCTCATCGCGTATGTCCCTCACCACATCATGGACCATATCATCACTAGGTGTGTATGTCCCTCCCTCCACCCTTCCACATCAGCATCCTCGTGCTCAGCATGCTCGTGCTCTTACCTCCATGATGATCATCATTGTCGCTTTCAAAACTATCTCCACTACTCAACCTATTGCCGCTTTCAGTACTACCATCGTTGACACCTAAATCTAATATAGGTCGTCTGTCCACTGGGGTATCCCAAAACTCCCTCTCAGTGTCGGTCATGACAAGACCCATTTTAACCTTTGTATGCATTAACATCCCAGTAAAATGGTTAGTGTCAATTTAcaaccaaataaacatattatgcatagagtATACTTACATTGTTAGACTCGAATATCTCTCTCTCGAATACTTTGAAGGACATtgagtgggagcatgaccatcGTAATATATGAGGCAAAGCTACCTTGCTCCTTCATTCAGTAATATTCCCAACTACCGATGCTACTAGAATCTCATACATCTATACCTAAATAAGATTACatatattaagaacaatagTAATGTTAAATCAAACAACACAATTATTATGTTAAGCAAATTTACTTGGAACGCTTGTAGAAATCCACGCAAAGAGTACTTCAcgacataatttttatttcctttcacctTCGTCTTGTATAAACTATCTTATCATCTAATGCAGTCTTTAGGGCATCGAGTGTCCTCTCCTAAATAATGGTACCCCAATCTAGACTGTTGTAATACTCTATGTTCTGAACGTCCTTAAATCATTTAAGTTTCACTGCACTTTTCTGCTTGTTCTTTCTCATCATTGCAACCTCTGAGTAGTACACTAAGGTGATCTTCacagcatcatcatcatcttcgaACTCCAACTCCTTATATCTTTCTTCTAGTAGACTGATATGTAATGTGTCCATCACTCGATTACCAAAATACTTGATTGCAAGTTCATATGAGGACTCCTTATTCTGATCAACTTGCATAGGGGATCGCCACAAACCAGTCATCAACAAAAAATCATCCTTCGAAAACGTGACGACCTTTCTGCCAACAGAGAATCTCATCAAGTTAGCTATCATGCTCTTCACTTCTCTCAACGACATATGGTCGATAATTAGATTGTTGAATACCATATCAATGTCTACAAATTGCTCAAAAAATTTTCTCTTGAACATCTCTAACTACCATGAGGTAAGCTTCCCCTTCACAGGCTTGTTCGCACTAGCAATGTGGGCCAAGTTCATTACTTGATCGGGAAATCAATCGACTACAGGTATTCTGAAACGTGTTGacatcttaaatcactcctgcatgaaataaagattcaatcagtaattcctttagaaaaaaaaattataaacccAACATTATGTTTAAGTCTCGCTAGAACCATTCTCACTAGACATTGTCTCGCTAATCTAGTTCTCTCTGGTATCTCTCTCGcgagtctcgctctctctagtgtCACTCTCACTGGTGTCACTCTCTCTGGTGTTACTCTCGCGAGTCTCGATCTCtctagtgtcgctctctctagtaTCGCTCACGCTAGGCTCACTCTCGccgatttcactctcacttatctcgctcacattctctctttctaCTCATCTCCAACCTCAGAACacatcaaaaactaaaaaacaaacaaaaaaaatcattggtTCATCGTATTTTTAAACCCCAGAACGACCCACTATATCCTTATTACCGATTAGTTTAAAACACAATCGgcacaaattaaaatcatttacCGATCTGAAATAATTTACAATCGGCACAGCGATACGAAGCTGTTACCTTTAAAGAGTTTTAGTTTTGGTTTTCAGTAaaagggtaagaagataaaaaaaggTGAAGACATTTACATAATCTAGTATGATGATGATGTTAGCAAatggtcaattgacattattttcaaaaaatgggtcatttgacattttagaCCCAAAAAATAGGTCATCTGTACAAACTTTCCAGAGATCCTAATTTGAGAGTTCAATCTATTAGATGATGAATTAACTTCCCCTCCATTGTATTACCTCTCAGCCTACTGAAATTTCTCCCACCACAGCCTACCATTACATTACAGTCAACTCGTCAAAATCTAGAAACGGcggaagaagaacaagaagaggaagacactaatttctcttcctcttctcaaCTTTCAAATCCCAAATTTCCCCTAACGCTCTCTTTGCTGTTTCACCGGGAAGCTTTTGATTTCTGTATTTCATTTTGTGATAATCTTGCAACCATGCCCGTGTTAGAAGTGTCTcccaatttttgcttctttcaaTCACTGTCTGTTTCAACATCTACCAAATCAACCAGAGAAAAACACAGAGGCTTCGAGGGGCTGAGAATTTGATCTAAaattgtgaagatgaagaaacCTTTTGAAAGTGAAAAAGTTGGATTTCAAGACGCCTCTTtagtttttttccaaaaaagaaCATTATACCCCATCACAATCAAAATAGCCACATCATCATCATCCTAATCAACCTTCTCCAAAGATTCTGTTATCAGGACTAAAATTGATCATTGCCTAGAAATTTAAGGGGAGACTGTTAAACGTATTGAAAAACTTGGAAGACTAATTgcacatattttcaaaaattcgaagactaaaaatatatattactcaaaaataaactatatattactTGAATAAACTTCAGAATTATATGAACAATACAAATCTATCAATGATCGACTTGCCAGACTTAAACTACGATAATCTATCAATAATTATCGATCATTCTAATGGacatttgtatttaattagaagaaaaaaaatattgtgggttattatttaattaaaagaagaagaaatatctTATGTGCTTCTAATGAAGTTAATTTGTAACCTCTTCAGAGTAAACACCATCAAATGATCTCATTCACATTACAATTGATTTTCCTTACAATTGGACCCGATTTTCATTACGATGCATAAACGTGGCCTTAATAAAAACTCAAGGACACCATTAGAGTAGatcttttcaaataaaatccTCTAGCGATTAATAAATTGTATGTTCTTGATTCTTTCCTTCGATGCCCCAATTTTCTTGCTTTATGAAGTTACATAACCATTCATTGTACCAAAAATTGTGgcaaaaagtttgtattttAGACACAGGCAGAGAAAAAAAGTAATGAGATAAATAATGTTGAAGTTTCTCCAAAAATGTAGCACAcaattaaaggaaaaagaatTACAATGATATCCACTAATGTCAGACAAAATTGGATCATGTTATACAATTTACACCTTATACTCATCCTCTGATTAACTCATCTAAATTGAAGTAAATATTAAGCCAAGACAAAAATCCCCCTCTAGTTTAAGCTACTATAAATTCcccaaaaaatgaaaagaaagactAATCTACAACATCAATAAATAATGATCTTTCATGATTCTATGATGAGCCAAGAAGGTCACAGCACCTAAAACTAGGGGTTTCCATCCATACAGAACCAACCTGGGTCggtcaatttttaagaagaccCGACTCGACCCACTTACACCCCTACTAAAACTGTGAATTGCTTAGAAAAGTAACCATGCATCTAGAGGATTGGAATAATTTATCCAAACCTTGCCATACTGAGGTCTGTATATCTAGGAGTTTTCTTGCCTTCTCCTGCAATGTCAACTGGCATCGAACTGTTTCGCCATGTATCTAGTAAAAAAGAATATGCAGCCAATTAGTAGAAGCATTTTCATTAACAAAAACCTTCCATCAGTTCCTTACTAAAGTCTATACCTTCAGGAACAATCTAATCAAAGCTTGTATAAACTCGAAATTGTTGCGGCAAGTAATTTCGTGTATCAAATAATCAAGAAGCAGTTCAATTGAAATAAGTTCAGGTCTCTTTCCAGGTTCTTGATGATCATCGTCATCTATAATCTGAAGCATGCGAAGTTCCAAATCCAATGTTGATGGAGATAAACCTTTTATGTAATCAGTAAAGGCTGAGACTGAGGGAAAAAGGAATAATAATATTTCAGCAATACTTCAAGTTTACAGCTAAAGCATAAACAATCTCAAATGAATtataggaaaagaaaatgcACACATTTTGTTGACTTACAGTTCTGCGTTTCAGAAGAGGATTCAAGAAGCTGCAAGAATTGAGATGACGTTGTATCGGATTTTTTCTGTTGTTCATTATCAACTCTCTTTTCCTCCATCTCTGTATTTGCTGTCTCAGAAGGCTTAAACAGTATTTCTCCAGACAGAGAAGGAAGAGATGGCAGGAAGAAAGGAGCCTTTTCGGGTTTCTTTGGAGGCTCGATTGGTTTATTACGGACCTGGAAGTTGAAAATTCATGAACAGAAAAAGGCATTAGCACATAAATGAATTTTCGTTCTTCTTTGCTGTGGCCTGATGGTGGGGGAATCTAACAATAAAAAGATACCTTTATTATGTCCAAATTGATCAAGCTCTGCCACTGACTTCTGGGCAACAGTGATAGCGTAATTAAATCTGGGATTTGCTGGCTGGAGATGTGAAAGCCTGATAAATCCTTAGATTCCGGTACATTTGAAGGATTTGCATCACGATCTTCTAACTCAATTCCTTCTGTGGAGGAAACTGATGGCAATTTAACATTAACAACATCCTTTCCACTTGCAAGAGTATCCACGTTTGATGATCCAGAGAACATTAATTGATTCACCCTAAAACGTAAACAAAAAACAGTCATAAACTTGAGCAGTCTTACAAACAGAAAGGAAGGGAACCGACCATGGAAATATTCTAGCTCTCCGACTAtcacttctttttttctctGGGTGAACTCTAACTAACCATGGAGTACACCTCAATAAAACATTGAGAAGTTTCACAATCTTTAAGCATGTCTTCATTATATCTATGTAACTAAATATTCCATAGAATGCGTAACTAACTACTAATTCATCGTGTATCATCAAATGAAAATGACACTTAAGAGATTATCTGTCCTCATTAAACTTTGTTGCAATCAATTACGAATAAATTTTGGTCAATGTATGATGTTGGAGCCTTGCTTTCACACGAAGGGTCGGCTCGCTTCAATTCTGTTTAACAAAATTTTCCTATTTATCAACTATTCAATGTTTAAACTTCAATGTTAACAAAACAAACTGTGATTAAGATGCCaatcttaaaacaaaaataagccCGTTTCATACCAGACAATACTTAAAAAATTCCCCATTTATATCATCTGCCTACTAAAGAAGCATTTGTATCACCACCAACAAGATAACTTACCAAAGGTAGACTCCATTTTGATCTACGTGTGTAGTCGCCAAAATATCCATATTTGGAGAAATAGAAAACGCTGTAATTGAAGCATCAACTTGTAGTGCATCTATTTGCCTTGCTAAAATGACGTCCCAAATTCTAAGACTTCCATCCATACTAGATGATAAAAGCCATTTTCCATCGTCACTGAAAGACAAATCTGTAATACGATCTGTATGACCTTCGAATTTCCGAACCATTCTTAAAGCCACGACGTCAAACAGACGGATAACCAAATCATCAGTTACAACTGCCAAGAGTCctgaaatttgatttaaaaaatttgcTTAAAAACATGATACGACCACAAGGAGATTGTGTCATCAAGGTTGAACTTGGATCTTAAAGAGATGGAAGTTACCATTTACACGATGATAGACAATCTTCACAACAGAACTACCAATTTCCCATCTGGATTTCAGATCACGCTCCTTGAAATTCCAAACCTGTAACATAAGACATTTAACAAATGGAACTTTCATAAATTTTGATAAATCCAAACTATCCTCTGAGATACCGCAAGTCCCAGTTGGTTGCTAAGTTAAAGAGCATGCAATAGAAACCTTTATATCTCCATGAACTCCTGCACTTATAACGTGGGTATTTGTAGAATCACAAGCAAGACCAACAACTTCTCCAACATGTGCAGAGCTTCCTCCTTCCATTTTGTCCAGGTAACTACCTCTACTAGCACCCGATTGAAGATTGAATCGCTCAATCCAACCACCTTCTGTCCCTAAGAAGGCAAAATTTCCACATGCACTGATTGCGCAAGCCTGTTACACAGATGAAGTATCATATAATAGGGTTTTTTGTCAACAGAAATAAATATTACATTCACATCAAAGTGACAAAAAATGTTAAGAAATGAATATCCTTTCATTATGAAGTAATCATACACTAAGAGTATATCAAGTTTTAGGTATTTCaactgaaaatttaaaaacaaagaaTATGCTAGTGATTATAACATGCTCACATCTCTTTGCAGCTTACAGATCCACCCAAACATCAGATAAGCCCAATAAACAATTTATCACCATAATGAGAGAAATACGACCTTCCTCAACTCATCATTCCCAGTTTTCATCACAAATTAGCATAGATCCTTTTTCATATGACAGAACAGTTAGCGCGACAAAATTATTTGACAGACTTTCAACCAttctagaaaagaaaaaacatggaTAAATCATATAATCTGAAgcatatatcatttttttactCCTTAACTATACAtcaaataatatatagttgccTAGAAACGGGATGAAATGAACATCAACTTGAAACGAACCTTGACCGGAGTCGGATTTTCTGGGCATGGTTTCAAGATATGCTCACCAAGAACAAAGTTTTGAAGTCTCCATACATATGCTTGTGGAGTATCAACATGACAGGTAACCACATTGCACCAGTCCCGTTCCCTAATTTCGGCTAAAACAAATTCAAGAAAAGCACATTATTAAATTCAATATCATCTAATAGACCAGATAAAAATGAATACATAACTAGAGTGAAGATAAAGATTAGGATATCAATGCAACTTGGAATtggattaaatattttataaatttttttggtCAAGGGATAATTGAACATTTCGTTTAGGAATTTCATTGATGTCTATGATACCTGGTGACCTTTTAGTAGTTATGataacttttttcctttttaaattcaATATGTGGAGCAAGGGAATTCAAACCTTTGATTTCTTAATTGATGGTATATGTCTTAACCAGTTGGACTATGCTAAGATTGATtatctttgtttgaattttttattggaTGCAAGCGATAAAATGGTGGTATAAAAGAGAACATGTCATTATCAagaacttcaatttttttttcttttttctttgcttTTTAGCACCTTATTGTAGCATTTTGTTCAAATATGTATGTTACTTGGTCAATGCTGATTAGGGTGCTTTTATAAGCTTGTTCCAAGGTTCAGCTTGTTCAATCTCCAATGGTGTTGGCCTAATAAATCTTTGGATGCCCTCCTTCAACTCATCGAAGGCCCATACCTTAAGGAATAGGTAAGAGGAATAAATCTTTGGATGCCCTCCTTCAACTCATCGTTTTCTTTGGTTGGCTAGTGTTTGTGCTATTGTTTGGGTACTGTGGGGTGAGAGGAATAGAAGGGTATTTGGGGGAGTTGAGAGGGATGCTAGAGATACGTGGTCTCTTATTCGTTTTCACGTTTCTCATTGGGCTTCGATTTCTAAGATTTTTTGTAATTATCCTATAAACATGATTTTGTATAGTTGGAGTCCCTTCTTGTAAAGGAATTCCCCTTTTTGTGGGTTTGGTTTTTGTATATccgtgtattctttcatttttctcaatgaaaattgttctcatatatatttaaaattaaaaaaaaaaaaaaaaaaggtgtaaaTCCTTCAGTCCAATGGTGCTTTTACCCTCCTGGAGTGGTTTATTAAAAGGAACTCCATACTCATTCATGATTAAGAGATGAATACGGATGTTTCTTCGGACTTAATTACTCTTTTTGCTTCTACTAGctcttctttttcaaattccTTTTGTAGTTATGGCTAATACAGATTTACACCAGTTGGGCCTCCTCTTTGTATTCGGTTGGTGTGTCGGGATATCTCATCTCTTCCTCGTTTTGTATTTCTCTCCTTTGATAATAGAAGTTttgttcctcttcttttcttttctaatttacGTGGCTATGATCTTTTATCTCAGCTGGCTAGTGGTTGCAGTAATAGAAGATAGCTAATACTAAAGTTAACAGCCTAACACTGTAAATATATCTTAGCATTGTTGTAGGAAATTGGGAAGAGGAGCTGAAGACTTTTAaggattgagaaaaaaataagaacaaaacaGATAGTCCTTTAGGATGATGAGGTGCATAATTTAAGAACAAAGAAAAGCTTTCTTTCCTCCTACTTTTTTCCCCCTATCCTTGTTGTGAATAAAGAGTTCCTCTTTTGTTTTCCTAAGCAAGTACCAGTGTGTCTTGTACGTAAATTGCAACAATTTTAATGattcttattaaaaaagaaaagagactaaattaaatttagaagttATAACAAAGTATGTTCTATCAAACAATAATCCATTAGCATACGGCTTCATGTGGAGAAGAGGAGCATCAGATGACATTCGTGAAAGTAAGAAATGGTTGTTGACAGCTAattttaatgagaaaataaaaatcatgGTGAGCCGGCTAATATCATTATCTGTTGAAGCAAAATTAAAGGTTGGAGAAAGAGTGAACAAACAACCAGACTTTGTCTAGGACTCTAGAGCATCTATATCACAATAATCTTACACAACTTTAAGGAACTGGAGGATCACTGTAATCGCATAACACGTTAAGGAACAATTGGAAGAAGGAACTTACCACAATCAAAAGCTATGACGGGCTTCAACTTTATTTCTTCTTCCTGAAATAGTATAGATAAAACTAACCTGAGTTAGTTGTGCTACCCTTTTGATttattatagaaaataaatatgtaaacaaAGAAACTTAGCGAAAGCATCATTCGGATGGTGCATAAAAAGACCAGGGGGTATCACCACACTTCTCTCCCTCTCCCTCACGGA
This DNA window, taken from Benincasa hispida cultivar B227 chromosome 6, ASM972705v1, whole genome shotgun sequence, encodes the following:
- the LOC120080406 gene encoding U3 small nucleolar RNA-associated protein 21 homolog, whose amino-acid sequence is MGIFEPYRAIGYITNSVPFSVQRLGTETFVTVSVGKAFQVYNCAKLNLVLVGPQLPKKIRALASYREYTFAAYGSDIAVFKRAHQVANWSSHNAKVNLLLLFGDHILSVDINGNMFMWAFKGIEDSRSPVGQVILDGQFSPSCIMHPDTYLNKVILGSLEGSLELWNISSKKKLFEFKGWNSSVCCCVSSPALDVVAIGCADGKVYVHNIRYDQELFSFTHSTRGSVTALSFSSDGQPLLASGGSSGVISIWNLEKRRLQSVIKEAHDSSIVSLHFFANEPVLMSSSADNSIKMWIFDTTDGDPRLLRFRSGHSAPPLCIRFYANGRHILSAGQDRAFRLFSVIQDQQSRELSQRHVSKRAKKLKLKEEEIKLKPVIAFDCAEIRERDWCNVVTCHVDTPQAYVWRLQNFVLGEHILKPCPENPTPVKACAISACGNFAFLGTEGGWIERFNLQSGASRGSYLDKMEGGSSAHVGEVVGLACDSTNTHVISAGVHGDIKVWNFKERDLKSRWEIGSSVVKIVYHRVNGLLAVVTDDLVIRLFDVVALRMVRKFEGHTDRITDLSFSDDGKWLLSSSMDGSLRIWDVILARQIDALQVDASITAFSISPNMDILATTHVDQNGVYLWVNQLMFSGSSNVDTLASGKDVVNVKLPSVSSTEGIELEDRDANPSNVPESKDLSGFHISSQQIPDLITLSLLPRSQWQSLINLDIIKVRNKPIEPPKKPEKAPFFLPSLPSLSGEILFKPSETANTEMEEKRVDNEQQKKSDTTSSQFLQLLESSSETQNFSAFTDYIKGLSPSTLDLELRMLQIIDDDDHQEPGKRPELISIELLLDYLIHEITCRNNFEFIQALIRLFLKIHGETVRCQLTLQEKARKLLDIQTSVWQGLDKLFQSSRCMVTFLSNSQF